From the genome of Streptomyces sp. NBC_01304:
GGCATCCGCACAGCACCTTGCCGCCCCGCGACGGCTTGGTCATCGGCTACGGCACCCCACCGGAGCACGCCTTCACAGCGGCCCTGGACGCCCTGTGCCTCGCCCTGCCCGATCCGCCACAGGACGAACACCCCGAGCCGACCGCTCCCCGCCGACGCCCGCGCCGATCCTGACCCCACCGGGCAACGGACCTTGCTGAAGGGCCTGTTCGGTCGCCTGCTCGCTCACGCTTCGATGTGTGCGGCCAGGCCGGCAAGGATCATCGTGCTGCCCTCCTTGGCCTGCTCGCGTGCTTCCGCGGTCGAGTTGGTCTGATCGATGGTGACCTTCACGCCGTCCCCGTCCTCCTCGAAGGTGATGGCCATGACCTCGGCGGGCGCGCCCGGCACGTCCATGGTGAGGACGATCCGGCGCCCCTCCTCGACCTCCAGGAAGGTGCCCGTGAGCGGGAACTCCCCGCCTTCCGGCCCGAGGAGCGTGGACTTCCAGGCGCCACCCGCCCGTACGTCGATCTCCACGCTGCCCTCGGCCGCACCGAACCAGGCCGGCCACTCCGCCGCAGTCGTGTAGGCCTGCCAGGCGCGGGCGACCGGGGCGTTCATGGTGCGGGAGACGGTGTAGGGGAAGCCGGTGGTGTGGGTGTTCTCGCTCATGTCAGGAACCTCTTCCGCGTTGTGGTGGCCCAAGTGGCCGTTGCTGTCGAAGGGTTGACGTGCGCGGGAGCGGAAGTTCATCGACAGGGGGTGAGTGATCTGGGTCACACGCCGCGATGGCGGATGCGGGGCGGTCCGTGGGTCCCGAGCGACCCGACCGGTGCCTGATTTCGGCGACGAGAGTGTGGCTGCCGGTCGAAGTGTTGAGTCGGGGAGCTCGCGCGACCAGGGCATGCGCAGGCGGCTTGTGATGCACCGCCCAACGCAGGTGCAACCCCAGGGTTGCACCCGGGTAATGCATGTGCAACTCTTGAGTTGCATCGCATGGTGGCAACGAAGGAGCTCCTGATGAATGAGGACCGGATCGAGCGCGAAACCCTGATTGAGGCGCCATTGGAGCGGGTCTGGTCGCTCGTGGCCCAGCCCGGCTTCTGGGTGGCCGACAAGGCGAGCCTGCCGGGCACCATGGCCATAGAGGGGGAGGTGATGGTGGCGAAGAACGCAGAGCACGGTGACTTCCCGGTGCGCGTGGAGAAGGTCGAGCCGCCCGCATATCTGGCATACCGCTGGACCAGCGCCTTCCCGGGCGAAGAGCTGCGTGAGGACAACAGCACCCTGGTGGAGTTCACGTTGACCCAGGAAGGCGCGCAGACGCGGTTGCGGGTCGTGGAGAGCGGGTTCGCGGCACTGGCCGGGTCGGACGAACTGCGCAGCCAGAACCTGAAGGACCACACGGGCGGCTGGCCCCTGGAGCTTGACGCGCTCAAGAGCCGCGCCGAACAGCCGGCACCGTGACGGACGAGTATCGCGAATCCGGCGAGGCGGTCGACAGCGTCCTGACCGCTCTGGCCGACCCGATGCGACGGCGACTGCTGGAACTGCTCGCCGCGCAGGGCGAGGCCACTGCGACCACACTCGCCCAGCCGCTTCCTGTCTCCCGTCAGGCAGTGGTGAAACACCTGGGCGTCCTGGACGCAGCCGGCCTGGTGTCCGCCGGCCGGGTCGGCCGCGAAGTGCGGTACAGGGTGCGCCCCGCGGCACTGGACG
Proteins encoded in this window:
- a CDS encoding ArsR/SmtB family transcription factor, with product MTDEYRESGEAVDSVLTALADPMRRRLLELLAAQGEATATTLAQPLPVSRQAVVKHLGVLDAAGLVSAGRVGREVRYRVRPAALDATARWMAALATDWDRRLANIKRIAEAAERDARSTRSD
- a CDS encoding SRPBCC domain-containing protein, producing MNEDRIERETLIEAPLERVWSLVAQPGFWVADKASLPGTMAIEGEVMVAKNAEHGDFPVRVEKVEPPAYLAYRWTSAFPGEELREDNSTLVEFTLTQEGAQTRLRVVESGFAALAGSDELRSQNLKDHTGGWPLELDALKSRAEQPAP
- a CDS encoding SRPBCC family protein — translated: MSENTHTTGFPYTVSRTMNAPVARAWQAYTTAAEWPAWFGAAEGSVEIDVRAGGAWKSTLLGPEGGEFPLTGTFLEVEEGRRIVLTMDVPGAPAEVMAITFEEDGDGVKVTIDQTNSTAEAREQAKEGSTMILAGLAAHIEA